Proteins encoded within one genomic window of Halocatena marina:
- a CDS encoding sulfatase, whose product MSDPDVLLLVLDSTRRDRVSAYGHGRETTPTLDTLASEATVFEHAYVPAPWTLPCHCSLFTGMFPSEHGITNGFTDQRLRLSSDIPTLPEQLSERGYHTAGFSNNPWVGQLSGLDRGFEEFVEWDLEISRSDHPIHGRFASLYSKLHTVLGHASRQPLVLLKRRFFTERLVNRASRWLQHTADTNDPTFTFMNLMEAHSPYYPPQSAFRALGLDRPTALEARRLNVKLLAHIMGRSSLDRDTRARLLEYYDASVKYLDSMVETLLSVLKREGLYEDMLLIICADHGKTLGEYDRDERPPHYVRDVNTTVPLFVKEPNQTEPVRIDQPFELHRLFETVLDGDLEQSLENAPSTALVEDFIPHTGREVETVTHWRALCDGTTKYVTPVEHPSERTNGNEQEQTSEHESDQDPTQQSHEYLFRGTGLNEVPVEVDASTLEQLRSLMIERTSQLDTATASANGSSTDESTPEDLSGSVEAQLEDLGYLD is encoded by the coding sequence ATGTCCGATCCTGACGTTCTCCTGCTCGTTCTCGACTCAACCCGACGAGACCGCGTTTCGGCCTACGGACACGGACGAGAGACAACCCCAACGCTCGATACGCTTGCGAGTGAGGCAACCGTCTTCGAGCACGCGTACGTTCCCGCACCGTGGACGCTTCCGTGTCACTGCTCGCTGTTCACTGGCATGTTCCCCTCTGAACACGGGATAACGAACGGCTTTACCGATCAGCGACTTCGTCTGTCATCCGACATCCCAACCCTTCCGGAACAGCTCTCTGAACGAGGCTACCACACCGCTGGGTTCTCAAACAATCCGTGGGTCGGCCAGCTTTCAGGACTAGATCGTGGCTTCGAGGAGTTTGTCGAGTGGGACCTCGAAATCAGTCGGTCCGATCATCCAATTCACGGACGGTTCGCCAGTCTCTACTCGAAGCTCCACACTGTACTCGGACACGCGAGCCGTCAGCCACTCGTTTTACTCAAACGTCGGTTCTTCACCGAGCGACTCGTAAACCGCGCGTCTCGCTGGCTCCAGCACACTGCCGATACGAACGACCCGACGTTTACGTTCATGAACCTCATGGAGGCCCACAGTCCGTACTATCCGCCCCAGAGCGCGTTCCGCGCGCTCGGGCTGGACCGTCCGACAGCACTCGAAGCTCGTCGGCTCAACGTCAAACTGCTCGCGCACATCATGGGTCGGTCATCGCTCGATAGAGACACGCGCGCTCGACTCTTGGAGTACTACGATGCAAGCGTGAAGTATCTCGATTCGATGGTCGAGACGCTGCTTTCGGTCCTCAAACGAGAAGGACTGTACGAGGACATGCTGCTCATCATCTGTGCTGACCACGGAAAGACGCTTGGTGAGTACGACCGCGACGAGAGACCGCCCCACTACGTGCGGGACGTGAACACGACCGTTCCCCTCTTCGTGAAAGAACCGAATCAGACAGAGCCCGTGCGTATCGACCAACCGTTCGAGCTACACCGACTCTTCGAAACAGTGCTGGACGGTGACCTCGAACAGTCTCTCGAAAATGCGCCATCAACTGCGCTCGTTGAGGACTTCATCCCGCACACTGGTCGGGAAGTAGAAACAGTCACACATTGGCGTGCACTGTGTGATGGCACGACCAAATACGTGACGCCAGTGGAGCACCCCTCTGAACGAACGAATGGAAACGAGCAAGAACAGACCTCCGAACACGAGTCTGATCAGGACCCGACACAGCAATCCCATGAGTATCTCTTCCGTGGAACCGGACTCAATGAAGTCCCTGTCGAAGTGGACGCATCGACGCTCGAGCAGCTACGATCGCTAATGATCGAGCGGACGAGTCAGCTCGATACCGCAACAGCGTCGGCCAACGGCTCGTCGACGGACGAGTCGACACCCGAGGATCTCAGTGGGAGTGTCGAAGCACAGCTCGAAGACTTGGGCTATTTGGACTGA
- a CDS encoding glycosyl hydrolase produces the protein MKLQGVHNGRLYASHGRSILRERTSGSFETLGRLPNPLTGLDALQYSLKTTQPWKSVVGWFVGAYQTTNVWPITDTVLLATAGRQLFVSHNGGKDWRVSIELPPSSGLTGVLLPAVCVHDAAIYLGEYPLADDAVPRVRRSKDAGRTWATVLELPDVRHIHSVQVDPYTGDIWMTTGDTDEECYIGRLRNGRFEIVGGGDQRWRAVELVFTPSSIIWGMDCVYTERNHVFQLERDEISSSGTPHIESVTTVPNSIYFGTSLIVDGTQWVVFSTAAEAGGDSTAPDGLTNETGNESKTAMVIASPATSEFTEWYEIERFQTRRRPVEYIDYKQYLPSANAYIFLAADDDRGLFINPYNTAASHGRIIDIQPKTFNRLTKANPVNQSK, from the coding sequence ATGAAATTACAGGGTGTCCACAACGGACGGCTGTATGCGTCTCACGGACGATCGATTCTCAGAGAACGCACGTCAGGGTCGTTCGAAACACTGGGCCGGCTTCCAAATCCACTCACCGGCCTCGATGCACTCCAGTATTCGCTGAAGACGACACAGCCGTGGAAATCAGTTGTAGGATGGTTCGTCGGAGCATATCAGACGACAAACGTCTGGCCGATCACGGACACAGTCCTGCTGGCGACGGCCGGTCGACAGCTATTCGTCTCGCATAACGGCGGAAAGGACTGGCGGGTGAGCATCGAACTCCCACCGTCGTCGGGTCTCACCGGTGTTCTCCTCCCCGCTGTCTGTGTTCACGATGCAGCGATCTATCTCGGGGAGTATCCGCTTGCGGACGATGCAGTGCCTCGCGTGCGACGTTCGAAGGACGCAGGACGCACGTGGGCAACAGTGCTCGAACTACCGGACGTTCGCCACATTCACTCTGTGCAAGTCGATCCTTACACTGGCGATATCTGGATGACGACCGGTGATACGGACGAAGAATGTTACATCGGCCGGCTCCGTAATGGACGGTTCGAAATTGTTGGCGGTGGGGACCAGCGGTGGCGAGCCGTTGAACTCGTCTTCACGCCGTCATCGATCATCTGGGGAATGGACTGTGTGTATACAGAGCGAAATCACGTCTTTCAGCTCGAAAGAGATGAGATCTCCAGCTCGGGAACCCCACATATCGAATCAGTCACTACCGTCCCGAACTCAATCTACTTCGGTACGTCACTCATCGTTGATGGCACACAGTGGGTCGTGTTCTCGACCGCTGCCGAAGCTGGAGGAGACAGCACGGCACCGGACGGTCTGACCAACGAGACTGGAAACGAGAGCAAAACGGCGATGGTTATTGCCTCGCCAGCAACGTCTGAATTCACGGAGTGGTACGAGATCGAACGCTTTCAAACGCGACGGCGACCCGTCGAATACATCGATTACAAACAGTATCTCCCGTCTGCCAACGCGTACATTTTCCTCGCGGCAGACGATGACCGAGGACTATTCATCAACCCGTACAACACCGCAGCCAGTCACGGACGCATCATTGACATTCAACCGAAGACGTTCAATCGTCTGACCAAGGCCAACCCCGTGAATCAGTCCAAATAG
- a CDS encoding flippase: MLVAESARMLSKGLIVLLLTNYFLQPDEYGLLHLSISVLGTGLLFSYLGLAKSAARYITEYKTKDPSQIPYIITKTLQYNILAIIIVCGVFVVGSGPIARLLGEPSLEPFLVVGAGYIATMTLSTFTSIVFQGFNRVRWSAFIGALSNVGLLLFAVVFLLLGMGALGALAGYVVGYGVAAIVGLGVIYRRFVPNYESDASPEPGLSKKILRYSIPLTITRSGHTLDKDVDTILVGFFLNPAAVGFYVLGKQIADFVTVPATSLGFAISPAYGEQKASDDLDGAARLYENAFVHTALIYIPAGTGLLLVSEPTIRYLFGTDYLGAVPVVQVFGAYILLRAIDKITNDGLDFVGRARDRAIAKTGASVANVILNVLFIPVIGVVGAALSTVITYAALIIVELYIINQEFPINVQSLTKETLKICLVTGLMSSVVITLLPFVSSLISLLTVIFIAGAVWMGLTVMSGLIDPSLVHSFIGNVNE; this comes from the coding sequence ATGCTCGTAGCCGAGAGTGCGCGCATGCTTTCGAAAGGACTCATCGTCCTATTGCTCACGAACTACTTTCTCCAACCGGACGAGTACGGTCTGCTGCACTTATCGATCTCCGTTCTCGGAACCGGGCTCCTGTTCAGTTATCTCGGGCTCGCAAAATCAGCAGCACGCTACATAACAGAGTACAAAACGAAGGATCCATCGCAGATACCCTACATCATCACCAAGACATTACAGTACAATATCCTCGCTATCATCATTGTCTGTGGTGTATTCGTTGTTGGTAGCGGACCGATAGCGCGACTGCTCGGCGAGCCGTCCCTCGAACCGTTTCTGGTCGTCGGTGCCGGCTACATCGCGACGATGACGCTCTCTACCTTCACATCGATCGTGTTTCAAGGGTTCAACCGAGTGCGGTGGAGCGCATTTATTGGAGCACTGTCGAACGTCGGTCTGTTGTTGTTTGCGGTCGTATTCTTACTCCTCGGAATGGGTGCACTCGGTGCGCTCGCTGGCTACGTGGTCGGGTATGGAGTCGCTGCCATCGTTGGGTTGGGTGTCATCTACCGCCGATTCGTTCCAAACTACGAATCGGATGCGAGTCCAGAACCCGGTCTCTCGAAGAAAATCCTCCGATACAGTATTCCGCTCACGATCACACGCAGTGGTCACACGCTCGATAAGGATGTTGATACGATCCTCGTTGGGTTTTTCCTGAATCCCGCAGCGGTGGGCTTCTACGTGCTCGGAAAACAGATCGCTGATTTTGTCACAGTCCCTGCAACCTCGCTCGGATTTGCCATCTCTCCCGCGTACGGTGAGCAGAAAGCAAGCGACGATCTCGATGGAGCCGCTCGATTGTACGAAAACGCGTTCGTTCACACAGCGTTGATCTACATCCCCGCAGGAACGGGCCTCTTGCTGGTGTCCGAGCCGACGATCAGATATCTCTTTGGAACGGACTATCTCGGTGCCGTTCCCGTCGTTCAAGTCTTCGGCGCTTACATCCTGCTACGAGCGATTGATAAGATCACCAACGACGGTCTCGATTTCGTTGGACGCGCACGTGACCGAGCGATTGCGAAGACGGGCGCATCGGTGGCAAACGTGATTTTGAACGTCCTTTTCATCCCTGTTATCGGCGTCGTCGGTGCAGCTCTCTCGACCGTCATCACGTACGCTGCGCTGATCATCGTTGAACTGTATATTATCAACCAAGAGTTCCCAATCAACGTTCAGAGTCTCACAAAAGAAACGCTCAAAATCTGTCTGGTCACCGGACTCATGTCCAGTGTCGTGATAACCCTGCTCCCGTTCGTTTCCAGTCTCATCTCGCTGCTTACGGTCATCTTCATCGCAGGAGCGGTCTGGATGGGACTGACAGTGATGAGCGGACTGATTGATCCCTCGCTGGTCCATTCGTTCATCGGGAATGTGAACGAGTGA
- a CDS encoding Gfo/Idh/MocA family protein, whose protein sequence is MVLRTAVVGAGVVSGTHLTALRRCPKTTPVAVCDIDEERATKVAREHNTTAYFDIDELLSSEQLHWLHICTPVQTHVTLARKAMESGVPVLIEKPITETSDELDELIEISEENDVVLSSVHNHVFDPAMRKARKLIDEGVVGKIRGVDLTYTGTSFADEPNRGSWTFELSGGEFEEGIPHPLYIALTIGGYPKNDDDIDIQTALTKSYEQPFSYDSVMMQYPTVNGGLSSIRVSAGGVPQHQLSVHGDRSSLLIDLISQTVVRIRRDYTTSSINRARNNLDRAVGRVMGTANMVQDVLSNRFDSSWESEKALKTHFYQIDAEANALLRGDQQPVPIEQAQWVIRMMELIRDAANETEQAKPQQSSTQQQQQ, encoded by the coding sequence ATGGTACTCAGAACAGCAGTCGTCGGTGCGGGTGTTGTATCGGGAACACATCTAACAGCACTGAGGAGATGTCCGAAGACGACGCCTGTTGCCGTCTGTGATATTGACGAAGAGCGGGCGACGAAAGTAGCGCGCGAGCACAACACAACGGCATACTTCGATATAGACGAACTGCTCTCCTCAGAACAGTTACACTGGCTACATATCTGTACTCCTGTACAGACACACGTTACACTCGCACGGAAAGCGATGGAAAGCGGTGTTCCCGTTCTGATTGAAAAGCCGATTACGGAGACGAGCGACGAACTTGATGAACTAATCGAGATCTCAGAAGAGAACGACGTCGTATTGTCGTCAGTTCACAACCACGTGTTCGATCCGGCCATGCGAAAGGCGCGTAAGCTGATCGACGAGGGGGTTGTTGGCAAGATCCGTGGCGTTGACCTGACATACACTGGTACATCGTTCGCTGATGAACCAAATCGTGGATCGTGGACGTTCGAATTGTCGGGTGGAGAGTTCGAAGAGGGAATTCCACATCCTCTGTACATCGCGCTGACGATCGGAGGATACCCAAAGAACGATGACGATATCGACATACAGACAGCGTTGACGAAGTCGTACGAGCAGCCGTTCTCGTACGATTCGGTGATGATGCAGTATCCGACAGTCAATGGGGGCTTGAGTTCAATCAGAGTGAGTGCGGGTGGTGTTCCACAGCATCAGCTCAGCGTTCATGGCGACCGCAGCTCGCTACTCATCGACCTCATTTCTCAGACCGTCGTTCGCATCCGCAGAGACTACACGACATCGTCGATCAATCGTGCCCGAAACAACCTCGACAGAGCAGTTGGACGGGTCATGGGAACGGCAAACATGGTTCAGGACGTTCTGTCCAATCGGTTCGACAGTAGTTGGGAGAGTGAAAAGGCACTGAAAACGCACTTCTACCAGATCGATGCCGAAGCGAATGCACTGCTGCGTGGAGATCAACAGCCAGTTCCCATCGAACAGGCACAGTGGGTTATCAGGATGATGGAACTGATACGTGACGCTGCTAACGAAACCGAGCAGGCCAAGCCCCAACAATCCTCAACCCAGCAACAACAGCAGTAA